One genomic segment of Mauremys mutica isolate MM-2020 ecotype Southern chromosome 10, ASM2049712v1, whole genome shotgun sequence includes these proteins:
- the IFIH1 gene encoding interferon-induced helicase C domain-containing protein 1 isoform X1, whose product MVTPGAEEMSALSPAEQFLYLISCFRARLTQIIRVAPVLDRLATLSLQEKERIRAVAAQQGDPLAAGELLDAMARGCQQQGWIQEFVTALQQGGSDLAACYVNPSLSELPSPAEEAEHDVCVHLVQLLCGTLVDKLKSVQVANKCVEKRLFQGDDLERILAATENRGDREGARELLSRIIKKKDWFSPFLAVLRETKHGNLADELSGNVPETENKENGIKQPATTDEDVEAEEPLASEVGEELKQSDEMNNSLASQSIILGTSFEDTSLVSESDVSLPDASVSCLNESLGHSSATSGDSDEDNMDKRASPEPELILRDYQMEVAKPALNGENVIICLPTGSGKTRVAVYITKEHLDKKKRASEPGKVIVLVNKVPLVEQHFRKEFNPFLKHWYRVTGLSGDSQLKISFPEVVRKNDVIISTAQILENSLLNATTEDDEEGVQLSDFSLIVIDECHHTQKEAVYNNIMRRYLKEKMKNNRFRKENKPLIPQPQILGLTASPGVGGARTPQKAEEHILKICANLDASRLMTVEEHVSQLKDQVKEPYKKFVIADDKRRDPFREKITEIMTEIQNYCHLNPTFEFGTQPYEQWAVKEEKKAAKEENRKERVCAEHLKKYNDALQINDTIRMIDAYNHLNNFYKEEKSKKTTVNEDDDEPVASKLDETDTFLIKLFYAKKKQLKELARKPEYENEKLTQLRNTLMEEFTKTDEARGIIFTKTRQSAFALFQWIKDNTKFEEVGIKAHYLIGAGHNSEFKPMTQNEQREIISKFRAGNVNLLIATTVAEEGLDIKECNIVIRYGLVTNEIAMVQARGRARADESTYVLVASGGSGAVERENVNIFREQMMYKAIRRVQRMRQEEYLNKIQGFQMQSIMEKKMKAKRDQLKTYKENPSLITFLCKNCHKLKCSGEDIQVIENMHHVNVKKEFQDLYSIRENKTLQEKHADYQTNGEIICKDCGQAWGNMMVHKGVDLPCLKIRNFVVVFKDKKTSNKIFKKWGELPIKFPVFDYAEHYVSSDED is encoded by the exons ATGGTGACTCCGGGCGCAGAAGAGATGTCGGCCCTATCGCCTGCGGAGCAGTTCCTCTATCTGATCTCCTGCTTCAGGGCCCGGCTCACGCAGATCATACGGGTGGCACCGGTGCTGGACCGCCTGGCCACGCTGAGCCTGCAGGAGAAGGAGCGGATCCGGGCGGTCGCTGCGCAGCAGGGCGACCCGCTGgcggctggggagctgctggacgCGATGGCGCggggctgccagcagcagggctggatcCAGGAGTTTGTCACTGCGCTGCAGCAGGGGGGCAGCGACCTGGCCGCCTGCTACGTGAACCCCAGCCTGAGCGAGCTGCCCTCCCCGGCAGAGGAGGCCGAGCACGACGTGTGCGTGCACctggtgcagctgctctgtggcaCCCTGGTGGACAAGCTGAAGAGCGTGCAGGTCGCCAACAAGTGTGTGGAGAAGAGACTCTTCCAGGGCGATGACCTGGAGCGG ATCTTAGCTGCAACTGAAAATCGTGGGGATAGGGAAGGTGCACGGGAGTTGTTAAGTAGAATAATAAAGAAGAAAGATTGGTTCTCTCCATTTTTGGCTGTCCTGCGTGAAACTAAGCATGGAAACCTTGCAGATGAACTAAGTGGAAATGTACCAG aaacagaaaacaaagaaaatgggATCAAGCAGCCAGCTACTACAGATGAGGATGTGGAAGCTGAAGAGCCGTTGGCCTCTGAAGTAGGGGAGGAGCTGAAGCAGAGTGATGAAATGAATAATAGTCTGGCCAGTCAGAGCATTATATTAGGAACATCTTTTGAAGACACTTCTCTAGTTTCAG AGTCTGATGTCAGTTTGCCAGATGCAAGTGTCAGTTGCTTAAATGAAAGCTTGGGACACAGTAGCGCCACAAGTGGTGATTCAG ATGAGGACAATATGGACAAAAGAGCTTCCCCTGAACCAGAGCTGATTCTCAGAGATTACCAGATGGAGGTTGCGAAACCAGCACTGAATGGGGAGAACGTTATAATATGTCTCCCTACAGGCAGTGGTAAAACCAGAGTGGCTGTTTACATTACCAAAGAGCATTTGGATAAGAAGAAAAGAGCATCAGAGCCTGGAAAAGTTATAGTACTTGTGAATAAG GTACCATTAGTGGAGCAGCATTTCAGAAAAGAGTTCAATCCATTCCTAAAGCATTGGTATCGGGTTACTGGATTAAGCGGTGATTCTCAGCTGAAAATCTCCTTTCCTGAAGTTGTAAGAAAGAATGATGTCATTATCAGTACTGCCCAGATCCTTGAGAATTCACTGCTGAATGCAACCACAGAAGATGATGAAGAAGGTGTCCAGTTATCAG ACTTTTCTCTCATTGTTATTGATGAATGCCATCACACCCAGAAGGAAGCCGTCTATAACAATATAATGCGAcgttatttaaaagaaaagatgaaaaacaatagattcagaaaagaaaacaaaccccTTATTCCACAGCCTCAGATCCTGGGACTAACTGCTTCACCTGGTGTAGGAGGGGCAAGAACTCCTCAGAAAGCTGAAGAACATATTCTGAAA ATTTGTGCTAATCTTGATGCATCTAGACTCATGACTGTTGAAGAACATGTCTCCCAGCTGAAAGATCAGGTGAAGGAACCATATAAGAAGTTTGTGATTGCAGATGACAAAAGAAGG GATCCCTTCAGAGAGAAAATTACAGAAATCATGACAGAAATTCAAAATTATTGTCACCTTAACCCAACATTTGAATTTGGAACTCAGCCCTATGAACAGTGGGCGGTTAAAGAGGAGAAAAAAG CTGCAAAAGAAGAAAACCGTAAAGAACGTGTTTGTGCGGAGCATTTAAAGAAATATAATGATGCCCTGCAAATTAATGACACTATCCGAATGATTGATGCATACAACCACCTCAATAACTTCTATAAGGAGGAGAAAAGCAAGAAAACAACAGTaaatgaagatgatgatgaaccAGTAGCATCAAAACTAGATGAAACAGATACGTTTCTGATAAAGTTATTTTACG caaAAAAGAAACAGCTGAAAGAGTTGGCTAGAAAGCCGGAATATGAAAATGAGAAGCTGACACAGTTGCGAAACACCTTAATGGAGGAGTTTACAAAGACTGATGAAGCTAGAGGAATTATCTTCACAAAGACTCGGCAAAGTGCATTTGCCCTTTTTCAGTGGATTAAGGACAACACAAAATTTGAAGAAGTGGGAATTAAAGCTCACTACCTTATTGGAGCTGGGCATAACAGTGAATTTAAACCCATGACTCAG AAtgaacaaagggaaataatcagtAAATTTCGTGCTGGAAACGTCAACCTACTTATTGCTACTACTGTGGCTGAAGAAGGCCTGGATATCAAAGAGTGTAACATAGTTATCCGCTATGGTCTTGTCACCAATGAAATAGCTATGGTGCAG GCCCGGGGTCGAGCTCGAGCTGATGAGAGCACCTATGTACTGGTGGCATCAGGTGGATCGGGAGCTGTTGAACGTGAAAATGTTAATATATTTCGTGAGCAAATGATGTATAAAGCTATTCGACGTGTCCAAAGGATGCGACAGGAGGAATATTTAAATAAG ATTCAGGGCTTTCAGATGCAAAgtataatggaaaaaaaaatgaaggcgAAGAGAGATCAGCTTAAGACTTACAAGGAAAATCCATCACTAATAACTTTCCTTTGCAAAAATTGCCACAAACTGAAATGTTCTGGGGAAGACATACAAGTTATAGAAAACATGCATCATGTCAATGTGAAAAAGGAGTTCCA GGACCTTTACAGCAtaagagaaaataaaacactGCAAGAAAAACATGCCGATTACCAAACAAATGGTGAAATTATCTGCAAAGACTGTGGGCAA GCTTGGGGAAATATGATGGTGCACAAAGGTGTAGACCTGCCTTGTTTAAAGATCAGAAATTTTGTAGTTGTGTTCAAGGATAAGAAAACCTcaaacaaaattttcaaaaaatgggGAGAGCTACCAATCAAGTTCCCTGTCTTTGACTATGCAGAGCATTATGTTTCCAGTGACGAAGATTAA
- the IFIH1 gene encoding interferon-induced helicase C domain-containing protein 1 isoform X2, translated as MKKRSIVPLPSKSAFRLKILAATENRGDREGARELLSRIIKKKDWFSPFLAVLRETKHGNLADELSGNVPETENKENGIKQPATTDEDVEAEEPLASEVGEELKQSDEMNNSLASQSIILGTSFEDTSLVSESDVSLPDASVSCLNESLGHSSATSGDSDEDNMDKRASPEPELILRDYQMEVAKPALNGENVIICLPTGSGKTRVAVYITKEHLDKKKRASEPGKVIVLVNKVPLVEQHFRKEFNPFLKHWYRVTGLSGDSQLKISFPEVVRKNDVIISTAQILENSLLNATTEDDEEGVQLSDFSLIVIDECHHTQKEAVYNNIMRRYLKEKMKNNRFRKENKPLIPQPQILGLTASPGVGGARTPQKAEEHILKICANLDASRLMTVEEHVSQLKDQVKEPYKKFVIADDKRRDPFREKITEIMTEIQNYCHLNPTFEFGTQPYEQWAVKEEKKAAKEENRKERVCAEHLKKYNDALQINDTIRMIDAYNHLNNFYKEEKSKKTTVNEDDDEPVASKLDETDTFLIKLFYAKKKQLKELARKPEYENEKLTQLRNTLMEEFTKTDEARGIIFTKTRQSAFALFQWIKDNTKFEEVGIKAHYLIGAGHNSEFKPMTQNEQREIISKFRAGNVNLLIATTVAEEGLDIKECNIVIRYGLVTNEIAMVQARGRARADESTYVLVASGGSGAVERENVNIFREQMMYKAIRRVQRMRQEEYLNKIQGFQMQSIMEKKMKAKRDQLKTYKENPSLITFLCKNCHKLKCSGEDIQVIENMHHVNVKKEFQDLYSIRENKTLQEKHADYQTNGEIICKDCGQAWGNMMVHKGVDLPCLKIRNFVVVFKDKKTSNKIFKKWGELPIKFPVFDYAEHYVSSDED; from the exons ATCTTAGCTGCAACTGAAAATCGTGGGGATAGGGAAGGTGCACGGGAGTTGTTAAGTAGAATAATAAAGAAGAAAGATTGGTTCTCTCCATTTTTGGCTGTCCTGCGTGAAACTAAGCATGGAAACCTTGCAGATGAACTAAGTGGAAATGTACCAG aaacagaaaacaaagaaaatgggATCAAGCAGCCAGCTACTACAGATGAGGATGTGGAAGCTGAAGAGCCGTTGGCCTCTGAAGTAGGGGAGGAGCTGAAGCAGAGTGATGAAATGAATAATAGTCTGGCCAGTCAGAGCATTATATTAGGAACATCTTTTGAAGACACTTCTCTAGTTTCAG AGTCTGATGTCAGTTTGCCAGATGCAAGTGTCAGTTGCTTAAATGAAAGCTTGGGACACAGTAGCGCCACAAGTGGTGATTCAG ATGAGGACAATATGGACAAAAGAGCTTCCCCTGAACCAGAGCTGATTCTCAGAGATTACCAGATGGAGGTTGCGAAACCAGCACTGAATGGGGAGAACGTTATAATATGTCTCCCTACAGGCAGTGGTAAAACCAGAGTGGCTGTTTACATTACCAAAGAGCATTTGGATAAGAAGAAAAGAGCATCAGAGCCTGGAAAAGTTATAGTACTTGTGAATAAG GTACCATTAGTGGAGCAGCATTTCAGAAAAGAGTTCAATCCATTCCTAAAGCATTGGTATCGGGTTACTGGATTAAGCGGTGATTCTCAGCTGAAAATCTCCTTTCCTGAAGTTGTAAGAAAGAATGATGTCATTATCAGTACTGCCCAGATCCTTGAGAATTCACTGCTGAATGCAACCACAGAAGATGATGAAGAAGGTGTCCAGTTATCAG ACTTTTCTCTCATTGTTATTGATGAATGCCATCACACCCAGAAGGAAGCCGTCTATAACAATATAATGCGAcgttatttaaaagaaaagatgaaaaacaatagattcagaaaagaaaacaaaccccTTATTCCACAGCCTCAGATCCTGGGACTAACTGCTTCACCTGGTGTAGGAGGGGCAAGAACTCCTCAGAAAGCTGAAGAACATATTCTGAAA ATTTGTGCTAATCTTGATGCATCTAGACTCATGACTGTTGAAGAACATGTCTCCCAGCTGAAAGATCAGGTGAAGGAACCATATAAGAAGTTTGTGATTGCAGATGACAAAAGAAGG GATCCCTTCAGAGAGAAAATTACAGAAATCATGACAGAAATTCAAAATTATTGTCACCTTAACCCAACATTTGAATTTGGAACTCAGCCCTATGAACAGTGGGCGGTTAAAGAGGAGAAAAAAG CTGCAAAAGAAGAAAACCGTAAAGAACGTGTTTGTGCGGAGCATTTAAAGAAATATAATGATGCCCTGCAAATTAATGACACTATCCGAATGATTGATGCATACAACCACCTCAATAACTTCTATAAGGAGGAGAAAAGCAAGAAAACAACAGTaaatgaagatgatgatgaaccAGTAGCATCAAAACTAGATGAAACAGATACGTTTCTGATAAAGTTATTTTACG caaAAAAGAAACAGCTGAAAGAGTTGGCTAGAAAGCCGGAATATGAAAATGAGAAGCTGACACAGTTGCGAAACACCTTAATGGAGGAGTTTACAAAGACTGATGAAGCTAGAGGAATTATCTTCACAAAGACTCGGCAAAGTGCATTTGCCCTTTTTCAGTGGATTAAGGACAACACAAAATTTGAAGAAGTGGGAATTAAAGCTCACTACCTTATTGGAGCTGGGCATAACAGTGAATTTAAACCCATGACTCAG AAtgaacaaagggaaataatcagtAAATTTCGTGCTGGAAACGTCAACCTACTTATTGCTACTACTGTGGCTGAAGAAGGCCTGGATATCAAAGAGTGTAACATAGTTATCCGCTATGGTCTTGTCACCAATGAAATAGCTATGGTGCAG GCCCGGGGTCGAGCTCGAGCTGATGAGAGCACCTATGTACTGGTGGCATCAGGTGGATCGGGAGCTGTTGAACGTGAAAATGTTAATATATTTCGTGAGCAAATGATGTATAAAGCTATTCGACGTGTCCAAAGGATGCGACAGGAGGAATATTTAAATAAG ATTCAGGGCTTTCAGATGCAAAgtataatggaaaaaaaaatgaaggcgAAGAGAGATCAGCTTAAGACTTACAAGGAAAATCCATCACTAATAACTTTCCTTTGCAAAAATTGCCACAAACTGAAATGTTCTGGGGAAGACATACAAGTTATAGAAAACATGCATCATGTCAATGTGAAAAAGGAGTTCCA GGACCTTTACAGCAtaagagaaaataaaacactGCAAGAAAAACATGCCGATTACCAAACAAATGGTGAAATTATCTGCAAAGACTGTGGGCAA GCTTGGGGAAATATGATGGTGCACAAAGGTGTAGACCTGCCTTGTTTAAAGATCAGAAATTTTGTAGTTGTGTTCAAGGATAAGAAAACCTcaaacaaaattttcaaaaaatgggGAGAGCTACCAATCAAGTTCCCTGTCTTTGACTATGCAGAGCATTATGTTTCCAGTGACGAAGATTAA